Below is a genomic region from Sutterella megalosphaeroides.
TCGACCTTGTCGCCCATGTAGGCCCAGTCGAGCATCACGTCGGTCGACTTGCAGGACCAGCAGACGGCGTTCGCAGCGGCGGCCGTACCGGGCTTGAAGGGCTTGTGTTCGTTGTTGTCGGGGTAGTTGTCCTTGAGGACGTCCCAGACCTTATAGGATTCGCCCCCTTCGAGCGTCGTGTAAAGCCAGCCTTCCTTCGGTTCGAAGCGGCCGCCGAACGCACGGTCGACGATGAACTGGTCGAGCGCCATGAAGGCGTGGGCGCGCGGCAGGTCGTGCTCCTTCGTGAAGCCGTGACCGCCGAGAGCGCGGTCGAAGAAGGGGTCGGGAGCGGGGCCGTTCGCCGACTTCTTCGAAGCGCGCGCCGTACGGTCGCTCGCCGTAAAGAGCGACTTGTACTGGTCTTCGTGGCAGGCACCGCACGTCTTCGGGTCCATGCTGACCGTCGGACGGGTCTTCATGTTCTTCAGGTGAGCGTCGACGCCCGAGTGGCACGACGTGCAGGCGACGTCCTTGTGCGCGGCACCCGCGTGGGATTCCGTGATGTTCGAGTGGCAGGTCTGGCAGGCCTTGAGGTCGGCGGCCTGCGCCGAGGCGACGAACGCAAGCGCGATCGCGGCGGCGGCAAGAGAAAGCGGCAAGTGTCGCATGGTGGCTCCTTGCTGGATGCGAGGGAATTCGGGATTTCGGGATCGACTCGGGCGGCTCGGGCGTAAATCGTTCGCCCTCGGGAAAAACCGTCGTCGGTCGTCTCTTTGTTGCCGATTGTAGGAAGTCTTAAGCACTTCTTAAAGAATCCGAAAGGACTGACATCACCCTCCTGAAGGGAACGAAAGAAATACCTCTTTAGAGATATTTTTATAGAGGACCGAAACGAAATTTTTCTGGGTTTTCAATGAATTAACTGCGTCTCTCTTTCTTAACGAAACCTTACCCGCCACCCCCTCCGGCCACCCCCGAGGTTTCCCCAATCTTGCAGACAAAACGTCGTGAAGCAAGCACTTACACGTGTTTCATCGTGTGAACCGAGGATTGGAATCGACGATCGACGGGCGCGGGGCGCAGGGAGCAAACGCGCGGAAAAACGAACGCCCCGGGTCCGCGGGGGCGGACGTCGGGGCGTCGTTCGTATCCGGAAGGACTCCCGCCCGAGGCTCGGACGGGATTCGTTCGTCGGTGTCGATCAGGCCTGATCGATTTCTTCGTCCTTGTGACGCGGCCAGGCGAGAACGCCGCGCGAGGAGGGAAGAATCGAGGGATCGAACTCGGGCTGGGCGATCCCGGCACGCTTCTGCGCGAAGTAGTCGTCGAGCACGAGGAAGGCGATGCGACCGAGCATCAGGATCGCCACGATGTTGAGGATCGCCATGAGCGCCATGAAGAGGTCGGCGAGGTTCCAGACGAGGCCGAGGCTCGCCACGGACCCGAAGAAGACCATGCAGACGACGAGCGCGCGGAAGATCTGGAGAGCAACCGGACGACGGCTGATGAAGTCCATGTTCACTTCACCGTAGAAGTAGTTGCCGATGATCGAGCTGAAGGCAAAGAAGAGAACGATCACCGTCATGAAGACGTTGGTCCATTCGCCGAGCTGGCTCGAGAGCACGTGCTGCGAGAGTTCGATCCCCGTCAAGCCCGATTCCTGCCAGCCCGGGGTGAGAAGAACGAGCATGGCGGAAGCCGTGCAGACGAAGAGCGTGTCGACGTAGACGCCCGCGGCCTGAACGAGACCCTGCTTCACGGGGTGCGTGGCATCGGCCGTGGCGGCGGCGTTCGGGATCGAGCCCATACCGGCTTCGTTCGAGAAGAGGCCGCGCTTGACGCCCGTCATGACGGCCATCGCAAAGCCCGCGCCGAGCACGGCGTCGAAGTCGAAGGCGTGACGGACGATTTCGGCGAGCACCGTCGGAACCATCTGGATGTTGAGGATCGTGACGATCGCGGCAACGAGGAGGTAAGCACCCGCCATGAAGGGAACGAGAATGCCCACCACCTTGGCGATACGGGTGACGCCGCCGAAGATGACGAGCGCCGTGAGGAGCGCGATCGCGACGCCCGTCATCGAGGGATCGAGCCCGAGCGAAGTCTGCATCGAGATGGCGATCGTGTTGGCCTGCACCGAATTGAAGATGAGGCCGTAGGTAACGGAAATGAGCACCGCGAAGACGGTGGCGAAGAAGGGCGACCCGAGCACGTTGCCGATGTAGTAGGCGGGACCGCCCACGAAGCCGCCGCCCTTTTTCGGGGCCTTGTAAATCTGGGCCAGAGTCGATTCGACGAAACCCGTCGCCGCGCCGAGCGTGGCGATCACCCACATCCAGAAGACAGCACCCGGGCCGCCCGTGGCGACCGCAATGGCGATGCCGGCGATGTTGCCCACGCCCACGCGCGACGCGGTCGAAACGCAGAAGGCCTGGAAGGTCGAGATGTGACCTTCGCGGGGTTTCGCCCCCGCGCCTTCGCCGATCAGGCGGAACATTTCGCCCAAGCGACGCAGCTGCACGAACCCGGTGCGGGCCGTGAACCACAGCCCCGAGCCGACGAGCATCAGGATGAGAACGTACGACCACAGAAAGTCGTTGATGACGGTGACGATTTCATTGAGCCAATTCACAGTTTTTTTCTCTCTTCGGATGGACCGATGTCGGGGATCGCGTCCCGGGGAAGCCGGCTCGGACGGGTCTCTCGTTTTTGCACGCACCGTTTCTCGGATTTCTTTTTTCGGGCGTCGAACGCAAAACGGGCGCCTGCTTACGGCATGAACCCGCAAAGCGAAGCGCCCGAAGGCGTTGAAAAGCGTCGCGCCCGGACGTCGTTTTTTGTCCGGAAATCGATGCCGGAGACCGCTTGTCCGACCGGTCCCGAACGGGGACCGACGGATCGGCGTGAACTCTAGCGACCCGTCAATTGTAACCCGTCATGTCCGGAGACGCCCTCCGAGGCGGAAGAAAAAATCGAGCGGGCGCTCAGTCGGCGAGTTTTCGGCGGCTTCCGTGACGACCGCACGTCACCTGTCGAACGTCCCCCTGACGCAGGGCGCGCTGACGGCGCGCCTCCTTCGGGTCGACGAGCAAAGGGGCGCACAGTTCCACGCGATCCCCCGCGCGCAGTGCGGTTTCGAGCATCGCGCGACGCCCCCAGAGTGCGATCCCCGTCCCTTCGGGGAGCGTTTCGGGCGCAAGACCCGCCGCACGGATCGCGTCTTCGACGCGGGCGCCCTCGGCGAGCGTGATGTCGGCTTGCGTCGCGCCCGAGGCGTCGACGCGGCAGAGCGTAATCTGCATGATGAAATTGATTCCCGCTAAAATTATGGGTTCCTTCGGAGTATTCGGGCCCGGTGCGCGTCAACGCGCGTCCGAGGTGATCCTCGGTCGATCCGCACCCGAGCCGCGCCCTCGTGCGGCGCGCCGCAGAGCGTCCGATACGCTCGACAAGCGTCGGGCGGATCGTCCGCGGCCCTCCATTCTTTCACGAAACCGTTCGAGATTCCAAATGGCCCTTATTCAGAACAAGCGCGCCCGCCACGATTACGCCATCGAAGAGAAGTTCGAGGCCGGGCTCGTGCTGCGCGGTTGGGAAGTGAAGAGCGTTCGCGCTTCGCGCGCACAGATCAATCTCGCGCACATCTACGTGCGCGACGGGGAGCTCTTTCTCTGCAACGCCCACATGACGCCCGCCGACCAGGTCTGCACGCACGAGACGCTCGAAACGAACCGTACGCGCAAGCTTCTCATGCACAAAAAAGAGATCGCAAAGCTCATCGGCAAATCGGAGCGCGCGGGTTACACCCTGGTGCCCCTCGACCTTCACTTCACGCGCGGTCGAGTGAAGGTGACCGTCGCGCTTGCGCGCGGGATGCGCGAATTCGAAAAGCGCGCCGACGAAAGCAAGAAGGAATGGAAGCGCGAGCAGGAACGCATCATGAAAAAGGACGCCCGAGGCCGTCACATCCTCTGACGCACCGCGCGGTCTTTCGACCGCCGCGGCTTTCCGTCCTGTTGCCACGATTTTTCCTCCGGAATTCTTCGTCATGTCCCTTTTGAAGTTCGCCCCGAAGGTTGCGCTCCTTTGCTGCTCCGCGATCCTTTCCGTCTCCTCCCTCTCGGCCCGTACCGTTACGGACGACAACGGCGACCGCGTCGAGGTGCCCGAAAAAATCGAGCGCGTCGTCGTGGCGAACATTCTGCCGCTTGCCGCCGCCCTCACCGCGTACACCGGGGACGGCTCGATCGTTGCGGGCATGCACCCCGCGAGCTACTCGGCGGCGAAAAACGGCCTGCTCGGCGAACTCTTTCCGGAGGTGCTTCGCGCCGACACGTCGTTCATTCGCGGGGCGGCCCTCAACGTCGAAGCGCTCATGGCGCTCGAGCCCGACCTGGTGCTTGTGAACGCGCCCGATCGGCGGATGCTCGAACAAGTACGCTCCGCAGGGCTTGCCGCCTATGCCGTGAGCCCCACGAAGTGGCACTACGACGTCGTTGAAACCTACCGCGGTTGGACGGCGTCGCTCGCGCAGCTTTTTCCCGAAGCAAACGGCAAGGGCGAACTCATCGAAGCGCGCACCCGCGAAATCGAGTCGCTCGTTGCGGACCGCACGAAGGACATCGCCGAAAAAGACCGCGCGCGGGTACTTTTCATCGTGCGCCTTGACGAAAAGGAAATCGTCACCTCGGGGCGCAATTTCTTCGGCGAATACTGGTGCCGCGCCGCGGGGGCCGTGAACGCCGCACACGACCTCGAAGCCGAAAACGCGAACGCGCGGCTTTCGATGGAGTCGGTCTACGGGTACGACCCCGACGTCGTGATCCTCACGAATTTCACGAAGGCCGTGCCCTCGGACCTGCGCGCAGGGAAAATCCCGGGGCAGGACTGGACGCCTCTCAAGGCCGTGGAAGAAAACCGCGTCTACAAGATGCCTCTGGGGCTCTACCGCACCTTCACGCCCGGGGCCGACACGCCGCTCACGCTCCTGTGGCTTGCGAAGACCCTCTACCCCGCGCGCTTTGAGGACGTCGACCTCGTACTTGAAACGAAGCGCTGGTACAAGGAAATCGTCGGGGTCGAACTCACGGACGCTCAGGTCGAACGCATGTATTCGCCCGACCGGTCGGCGGCTGAAGGCGCGTCGCAGGGCGTCAGAAGCACGCAGTAACCTTAGCGCCACACACGAACCATGACCCACGGAAACACCCCCGACGCGGGCTGCGACTTCGACGCGGCGCGCATCGATGCTCTCGCCCGCCGCCGCTTCGCGCTTGCAATTTCGGCCCTTTTTCTCCTGCTCGTCGTCCTCTCGGTGGCGGCCGTAGGGATGGGGCGCTTCGGCCTTGCGCCCGCCGACCTTCTTTCGACCCTTGCGGGCGAAGCGCCCTCGCGCGCCGCGGAAAACGTCGTTTGGAACGTGCGCCTTCCGCGCGTGGCGCTTGCGCTCCTCGCGGGTGCGGGGCTCGCGCTTTCGGGGGCCGCCTTTCAGTCGCTCTTTGCGAATCCCTTGGCCTCCCCCGATACGCTGGGCGTTGCGACGGGAGCGAGTTTCGGCGCGGTGCTCGGCATTCTGTGGGGGTTCCCGGGGATCGGCATTCAGGCGATGAGCCTTGCGTCGGGGCTTCTTGCCATGGGGATCGTGCTTCTCATCGCGCGCACGCGCTCCGGAACGTCGATTCTCATGACCGTTCTCGCGGGGATCGT
It encodes:
- a CDS encoding ABC transporter substrate-binding protein, producing MSLLKFAPKVALLCCSAILSVSSLSARTVTDDNGDRVEVPEKIERVVVANILPLAAALTAYTGDGSIVAGMHPASYSAAKNGLLGELFPEVLRADTSFIRGAALNVEALMALEPDLVLVNAPDRRMLEQVRSAGLAAYAVSPTKWHYDVVETYRGWTASLAQLFPEANGKGELIEARTREIESLVADRTKDIAEKDRARVLFIVRLDEKEIVTSGRNFFGEYWCRAAGAVNAAHDLEAENANARLSMESVYGYDPDVVILTNFTKAVPSDLRAGKIPGQDWTPLKAVEENRVYKMPLGLYRTFTPGADTPLTLLWLAKTLYPARFEDVDLVLETKRWYKEIVGVELTDAQVERMYSPDRSAAEGASQGVRSTQ
- a CDS encoding RnfH family protein, coding for MQITLCRVDASGATQADITLAEGARVEDAIRAAGLAPETLPEGTGIALWGRRAMLETALRAGDRVELCAPLLVDPKEARRQRALRQGDVRQVTCGRHGSRRKLAD
- a CDS encoding alanine/glycine:cation symporter family protein, which encodes MNWLNEIVTVINDFLWSYVLILMLVGSGLWFTARTGFVQLRRLGEMFRLIGEGAGAKPREGHISTFQAFCVSTASRVGVGNIAGIAIAVATGGPGAVFWMWVIATLGAATGFVESTLAQIYKAPKKGGGFVGGPAYYIGNVLGSPFFATVFAVLISVTYGLIFNSVQANTIAISMQTSLGLDPSMTGVAIALLTALVIFGGVTRIAKVVGILVPFMAGAYLLVAAIVTILNIQMVPTVLAEIVRHAFDFDAVLGAGFAMAVMTGVKRGLFSNEAGMGSIPNAAATADATHPVKQGLVQAAGVYVDTLFVCTASAMLVLLTPGWQESGLTGIELSQHVLSSQLGEWTNVFMTVIVLFFAFSSIIGNYFYGEVNMDFISRRPVALQIFRALVVCMVFFGSVASLGLVWNLADLFMALMAILNIVAILMLGRIAFLVLDDYFAQKRAGIAQPEFDPSILPSSRGVLAWPRHKDEEIDQA
- the smpB gene encoding SsrA-binding protein SmpB; the protein is MALIQNKRARHDYAIEEKFEAGLVLRGWEVKSVRASRAQINLAHIYVRDGELFLCNAHMTPADQVCTHETLETNRTRKLLMHKKEIAKLIGKSERAGYTLVPLDLHFTRGRVKVTVALARGMREFEKRADESKKEWKREQERIMKKDARGRHIL